TGGTCGGAGAAACAGCTGGCCATACTCGCCACAAAATCCCCGCAAACGGTCAAAGTCGCGCTGCGCCAGCTCGTCGAAGGTGCTGCCATCACCGACTTCGCCGAAAATATGCGAAATGAATATCGCCTTGCCTGCCACATCATCCGCCGGCCCGACTTTATGGAGGGCGTGCGTGCGGTGATCTTCGACAAGGACAATGCCGCGCGCTGGACCCCCGCAACGCCGGAAGCGGTCGACGACGCCCTGATCGATAGTCTTTTCGCGCCGCTGGCGCCGGAAAAGGAATGGACGCCCCTGCCTCAAACAGAAAATCAGCCATGACCTATGAAACCATTCTCGCCGATCAGCGCGACGCCGTCACGCTGATCACGCTCAACCGGCCGCAGGCGCTGAACGCGCTCAACAGCCAGGTCTTGAAGGATCTGAGCGCTGCCTTCGCTGCCTATGATGCCGATCCGACCCAACGCTGCGCGGTGCTGACCGGCAGCGGTGAAAAGGCCTTCGCGGCGGGCGCCGACATCAAGGAAATGGTGGAAAAGCAGGCGGCGGACTTCTTCCTGGAGGACTTCTTCGCCGGTTGGCAGACCGGGGTGGTCGCCACTCGCAAGCCATGGATCGCGGCGGTGCAGGGGTTTGCGCTGGGCGGCGGATGTGAACTTGCGATGATGGCCGATTTCATCATTGCGGGCGACACGGCCAAGTTCGGCCAGCCCGAGATCAAGCTGGGCGTGGCGCCGGGCATGGGCGGGTCGCAGCGCCTGACCCGCGCCGTGGGCAAGGCCAAGGCGATGGAGATGTGCCTGACCGGCCGGATGATGGATGCCGCCGAAGCTGAGCGGTCGGGCTTGGTGAGCCGCATCGTGCCGGCCGCAGACCTGTTGGAGGAAGCGCTCAAGACCGCCGCGACGATCGCCGCGCTGCCGCCCATGGCCGCGATGGTGAACAAGGAAATGATCAACATCGCTTTTGAAATAGGCCTGGCCCAAGGATTGCTGACGGAGCGCCGCTTGTTCCAGATCCTCACGGCCACCGAGGATAAGAAGGAAGGCATGACCGCCTTCGTGGAAAAGCGCGCCGGCGTCTGGAAGGGCCGCTGACGAGACGAGCCGCCGCAAGCCGGCATGGCAAAGGATGGGCACCCTACTGCCCAAGGACGATCGCTGTAAGGAGCAGGATGTGACTAAGACAATCGCCTTCATCGGCTTGGGTAATATGGGCGGTGGCATGGCCGCCAATCTGGTCAAGAACGGCTTTTCCGTACGCGCCTTCGACCTGTCGGAGGATGCACTGGTCAAGGCGGAGGCGGCTGGAGCCATTCGCGCCGCCAGCGCCGCCGATGCGGTCTCCGGCGCCGATGCGGTGGTCACTATGCTACCGGCCGGCAAGCATGTCGAAGCCGTCTATAATAACGAGGTGTTCGGCGCGGCCAAGGCCGGCGCGCTGTTCCTCGATTGTTCGACCATCGACGTCGCGACTGCCCGCCGGGTCATGGCGGCAGCTCTGGCCAAGGGGTTCGAAATGGTCGATGCGCCGGTTTCCGGGGGCATTGCCGCGGCCAATGGTGGCACCCTGACCTTCATGGTCGGCGGAGAGGATGACGCCTTCGCTAAGGCGAAGCCGATACTGTCCGCCATGGGCAAGGCGGTGATCCACGCCGGTGGCGCGGGCAACGGCCAAGCGGCCAAGATCTGCAACAACATGCTGCTGGGGGCGACGATGGTCGCCACCTGCGAAGCCTTTGCCATGGCGCAGAAGATCGGCCTCGATCCCCAGACCTTCTATGACATCTCCAGTGTGTCTTCGGGACAAAGCTGGTCAATGACCAGTTATTGCCCGCTGCCCGGCGTCGGACCCCAGACGCCAGCTGATGCCGATTATCAGGGCGGGTTCGCCGTGGCGCTGATGCTCAAAGATCTCAAGCTCGCGTTGGAGGCGGCCGCCTCCGTCAATGCCAGCGTGCCCATGGGGGCTCAAGCAGAAAGCCTCTACCAACTGTTGGCGAACAAGGGCGAAGGAGGCCGCGACTTTTCGTCCATAATCCAGCTGCTCGGCTGAACCGTGCGATCAGTAAACGCAAAGCGGCTACGGAATTGATTAGCTTCCGGAGCTTAAAATTGTAGGCAGATGCGACCAACGCCACGCAATTATACATGACCAGATCCGGAATGGTCGCGAGGGGGATGCCAGACAATCTAGCGAGCATTTTCGAGCAGATGGCATTATCTGCTGGCCCGGGAAATACGGAAAACAAAGGAAAATGGAGCATGATCCGATCCAATCTGACCGGATCATGCTCTGGGGCAGGCCCAGCCTCATTCCGGCACAAGCGACGGAATTCTAAATCCAGCTCGGCATCGAAACATAATTGGGTAGCTCGCCGCGCCACCGACAGCCCCGTCATCGGACGGGCCGCTTAACGCCTGCCAATGGGGGAGCTATAGCGCTTGCTATGGTTCTATCGATTTGCTGCTAATAGTGCTCGATTACCTGCCGGTGTTTTCATTGCCTTCGCGCTGATATCCCGGGATCATTTTAGCACATATGGTCGGCCCTTAACGAACCGCGCTCATTCGGACCTGAGCAGACTGACGGCCATATTGCCGGCGTCGCGCAGTTTTACCATTTTCATGCTGTCGATCACCCACCCGTCATCGCCCTGGCGACACAATCCATAGGTAATGCGCGCCCATAATTCATAAAGGGGCGGGTCGAAATCAGCACAAAGGTTCCAGCCATAGCGGTTGGCATTGAACTCCGCGCGATCGCCTTGGATTGACACAAGGGGATTGGTGAAGCTGTGGCAGGCGAGTTTGGCCGGGAGATTGAAGGCTGCGACCTCGGCCATGAACGCCTCCGCTGCCATTTCGACTATGCTATGCCCGGCGACCACGCCGACGTCCACCGATATAGTGTTCGCGAAGAACTGTCGGAAGCGAGCCCAGTCCTTCCGGTCAACCGCATCGTCCAATTGGGTCGCGAGCCGAATGATGGCTGCTTCGTCAACGACAATGCTCATCACCTCAATATCTCGGCCAAGAGACCGCAATATGCGGGACCACCTGTCTTTCCCGATGCACCATCCTTCTCCTGCGCGAACCGCCAGCCGATGGCGAATTGCCTTTGTTTAAGCAAGGGCGCTATTGACGTCACCTCTTTTCATGGCACCAGGCGGAAAAGAATCCGTCTTGGCTGACGAAGTGCGAATTCCGCATCGTGCGACCGCGCGATCGGTTCTTTGACAAAGCCATCCACCGGCGTATCACCCCTCCGGAAGCACGACAGGTGAAGCATAACGGGAGAGTGCCTCATGCAATATTCAACCTTGGGCAATTCGGGTCTTCTGGTGTCTCGCCTCGCATTCGGCGCGATGACTTTCACGCAGGGCAACAGCGACTTGGCGCAGGTCTACAAGGTCGGCGCCGAACTCGCCGATCAACTGGTCGGCCGGTCGCTTGATGCCGGGGTCAATTTCTTCGACACAGCCGATGTTTACGCTCGCGGTGAATCGGAAACATTGTTGGGACAGGCGTTGCGGTCGCGGCGCAAGGACGTGGTCATCGCCACCAAGGTCGGTGGCCGGACCGGCGATCCGCTCACACAATCTGGCCTGTCGCGCCGCCATATACTGGCGTCGGTGGATGACAGTCTGCGGCGGCTCGGCACGGACTGGATCGACGTCTACATCGTCCATCGCGAAGATCCGCTGACCCCGCTGGAAGAAACGCTGGAGGCGCTGGACAGCATCGTACGTGCGGGCAAGGTGCGTTATCTCGGCTTTTCCAACTGGTCGGCATGGCGGGTGGCCGCCGCGATGGAGATTCAACGCACCAATGGCCTCGCGCGCTTCTGCCATGGGCAGGTCTATTATTCACTGCTCGGCCGCGACGTGGAGCGCGACATGGTGCCGATGGCGCAACGCTATGGCCTGGGCCTCACCCTGTGGAGCCCCCTCGCCTTCGGCTTTCTCAGCGGTAAATATACGCCCGAGATGCTGGCCGATCCGCAAACCCGCATCGGCAGCTTCAACCTGTTGCCATTCGATCGGCAAGCCGGTTTTGCGGTGCTGGAACGGCTGCGCGACATCGCCTCTGCCCATGGCGCCAGCGTGGCGCAGGTGGCGCTTGCCTGGCTGCTTGCCCGCCCGGCCGTGACCAGCGTGCTGATGGGGGCGAGCAAGGTCGAGCAGCTCGATGACAATCTGGGCGCCGCATCGCTGTCTCTGTCCGATCAGGAGATCGCCGCGTTGGACGCCGCCACGCCGCTGCCGCCGGTGTATCCCCACTGGTATATTGATCGGTTCGTCGACGAACCGGCGCTCAAGGCCCTCGGTCGCCTCTAAGCCACGAAGGGAGGGGCGCGCGCTCCTCCCCCACCGTTGCAGCCGCTGCTATGCCGGCTCCGTCAGCAGAACCGGCTGGCGCACCGCTTCGACCACGACCGGCACACCATTGAGGACAGTCGTCGCGGAGGGCACGTCCAGATCGCTCTCATCGATGATCGCGTTGGCGTTGACGCCAATCGTACGGTTGGCGACGCGCTGGCGGGTGTCGCGCATCGTGTGGCCCCAGCCATGCGGCAGGCTGACGACGCCCGGCATGATTTCGTCACTCACCACCACCGGCGCGATCACCTCCCCGATATGCGTCGTAACCCGAGCCTGATCGCCCGTCTCCAGGCCCAGCCGTTCGGCATCCTGGGGATGGACCAGCAACGTGCAGCGGTTCTTGCCCTTCACCAGCAGTTCGACATTGTGCATCCAGGCATTTTTCGACCGTATGTCGCGCCGCCCGATCATCAGCATCGTGTCGGGTCTTTCCATTTCCGCCATGAAGGCCTCGAGCCGTGGCAGATCATCGAGCAACTGCGGCGGCGCGAGATCGATCCTGGCATCCGGCGTCTTGAGCACCGCCGGGATCATGCCCGCATCGAGCGGCCCGAAGTCCACCCCATGGGGATAGGAGCGGACCTTATCCAGAGTGAGGCCGTCGGGCACCCGCCCAAAGGCGTCACCCATCGGGCCACCCCGGATCAGAATGTCGAACAGCCGGTCCTGCCCCGGCTCTTCGCCGATGATCGCGCGCGCATCGTCGATCGGCACATCGCGGCATTCGGGACGCCCGTTCGCGATCGCGGTGGCGAGCATCTCGCGGACATATTCCTCCTCGATCTCGGCCGTGCTGATGCCACGGAGACGCGCGGCGATGCCCGCGAAAATCTGCCAGTCGTGCGGCGTGTCACCTTCCGGCGGGAAGATCGGCGGCGCCCATTTGATGAACTTGTGGATCGTCTCATAAGCCGTCACCGCCGCGAAATCGCTATGTTCGGCATAGGAAGGACCGGGAATGATGATGTCGGCGTGACGGGTCGTCTCATTCACATAGATGTCGAGCGAGAGCATGAAATCCAGCCCGTCAAAGGCGCGTTGTAGCTTCGCCGCATTGGGATTGGACAGGATGACATTGCCCGCCTGCGTCACCAAACCGCGCACCTGCCCGTCGCCCGGCACCAGCATTTCGTCCGCCAGCGCGGCGCAGGGCAGCATCCCGATCGCCTCGGGCAGCTTCTTCACCCGCGAACGCCAGCGGCCGATGGGGAACACGCCTTCGGGCGTGCAATTATCCTCCCACAGCGTGCCCATGGGGATGCCGCCGCCCGAAAACAGGTTGCCGCCCTCGCGGTCCATATTGCCGCTGATGGTGTTGAGCGCATCGATCAACCAGGAAGTGAGCGTGCCGAAACGCTGCGTGCAGGTGCCCGTGCGGCCATAGATCGCTGCGCCATCGGCGGTGGCGAATTCGCGCGCAATGCGGCGGATGGTATCGGCGGGGACCGAAGTGATCTGTTCCACACGCTCGGCCGGATAGCGACCCGCGGCTTCCACAAGGGCATCGAGATTCTTCACATGCGCCGCCACGGAGCCAAGATCGATCAACCCCTCCCGCGCCAGCACATCGACCATGGCGAACAGCAGATAGGCATCCGTGCCGGGGCGTACCGCGACATATTCGTCGGCGATCTGCGCCGTTTCGGTGCGGCGCGGGTCGATAACCACCACGCGGCCTCCCCGCTTGCGAATATCCTCCAGCCGCCGCTTCATGCCCGGCGCGACCATCATGCTGCCCTGGCTGACGACCGGATTGTTGCCGATGACGATCAGATAATTGGTGCGGTCAAGATCCGCGAGCGGCTGGAGCGTCGGCCCGCCGAACATGTAGGAGGCGCTGACATATTTAGGGATCTGGTCGAGCGTGCCCGGCGTATAGAATTGGTTGGTCTGCAACGCGCGGATCAGCAACGGGCCGTAAAGCAGGAAGGGCGCCTTGTGGCCCGACGGGTTGCCCAGATAATAGGCGATGCTGTTCGGCCCATGCGTCTTGAGCAGCGCGCCGAGCCGGTCGGCGGCCTCGTCCATCGCCTCGTCCCAGCCGATCTCCTCCCAATCCTTGCCCCGGCGGCGGACCGGACGGCGCAGCCTGTCTGGGTCGGAATGAAGCTGCGTGAGGCCATAGGATTTGGGGCAGATGAAGCCCTGGCTGAAAGGATCTTCCGGATCGCCACGGACATCCAGGATCGTGCG
This region of Sphingobium sp. MI1205 genomic DNA includes:
- a CDS encoding enoyl-CoA hydratase-related protein encodes the protein MTYETILADQRDAVTLITLNRPQALNALNSQVLKDLSAAFAAYDADPTQRCAVLTGSGEKAFAAGADIKEMVEKQAADFFLEDFFAGWQTGVVATRKPWIAAVQGFALGGGCELAMMADFIIAGDTAKFGQPEIKLGVAPGMGGSQRLTRAVGKAKAMEMCLTGRMMDAAEAERSGLVSRIVPAADLLEEALKTAATIAALPPMAAMVNKEMINIAFEIGLAQGLLTERRLFQILTATEDKKEGMTAFVEKRAGVWKGR
- the mmsB gene encoding 3-hydroxyisobutyrate dehydrogenase; protein product: MGTLLPKDDRCKEQDVTKTIAFIGLGNMGGGMAANLVKNGFSVRAFDLSEDALVKAEAAGAIRAASAADAVSGADAVVTMLPAGKHVEAVYNNEVFGAAKAGALFLDCSTIDVATARRVMAAALAKGFEMVDAPVSGGIAAANGGTLTFMVGGEDDAFAKAKPILSAMGKAVIHAGGAGNGQAAKICNNMLLGATMVATCEAFAMAQKIGLDPQTFYDISSVSSGQSWSMTSYCPLPGVGPQTPADADYQGGFAVALMLKDLKLALEAAASVNASVPMGAQAESLYQLLANKGEGGRDFSSIIQLLG
- a CDS encoding nuclear transport factor 2 family protein, which gives rise to MSIVVDEAAIIRLATQLDDAVDRKDWARFRQFFANTISVDVGVVAGHSIVEMAAEAFMAEVAAFNLPAKLACHSFTNPLVSIQGDRAEFNANRYGWNLCADFDPPLYELWARITYGLCRQGDDGWVIDSMKMVKLRDAGNMAVSLLRSE
- a CDS encoding aldo/keto reductase; amino-acid sequence: MQYSTLGNSGLLVSRLAFGAMTFTQGNSDLAQVYKVGAELADQLVGRSLDAGVNFFDTADVYARGESETLLGQALRSRRKDVVIATKVGGRTGDPLTQSGLSRRHILASVDDSLRRLGTDWIDVYIVHREDPLTPLEETLEALDSIVRAGKVRYLGFSNWSAWRVAAAMEIQRTNGLARFCHGQVYYSLLGRDVERDMVPMAQRYGLGLTLWSPLAFGFLSGKYTPEMLADPQTRIGSFNLLPFDRQAGFAVLERLRDIASAHGASVAQVALAWLLARPAVTSVLMGASKVEQLDDNLGAASLSLSDQEIAALDAATPLPPVYPHWYIDRFVDEPALKALGRL
- a CDS encoding molybdopterin-dependent oxidoreductase, which translates into the protein MTEDVRLHHRSCPFCEAACGIRVQADHGNRTILDVRGDPEDPFSQGFICPKSYGLTQLHSDPDRLRRPVRRRGKDWEEIGWDEAMDEAADRLGALLKTHGPNSIAYYLGNPSGHKAPFLLYGPLLIRALQTNQFYTPGTLDQIPKYVSASYMFGGPTLQPLADLDRTNYLIVIGNNPVVSQGSMMVAPGMKRRLEDIRKRGGRVVVIDPRRTETAQIADEYVAVRPGTDAYLLFAMVDVLAREGLIDLGSVAAHVKNLDALVEAAGRYPAERVEQITSVPADTIRRIAREFATADGAAIYGRTGTCTQRFGTLTSWLIDALNTISGNMDREGGNLFSGGGIPMGTLWEDNCTPEGVFPIGRWRSRVKKLPEAIGMLPCAALADEMLVPGDGQVRGLVTQAGNVILSNPNAAKLQRAFDGLDFMLSLDIYVNETTRHADIIIPGPSYAEHSDFAAVTAYETIHKFIKWAPPIFPPEGDTPHDWQIFAGIAARLRGISTAEIEEEYVREMLATAIANGRPECRDVPIDDARAIIGEEPGQDRLFDILIRGGPMGDAFGRVPDGLTLDKVRSYPHGVDFGPLDAGMIPAVLKTPDARIDLAPPQLLDDLPRLEAFMAEMERPDTMLMIGRRDIRSKNAWMHNVELLVKGKNRCTLLVHPQDAERLGLETGDQARVTTHIGEVIAPVVVSDEIMPGVVSLPHGWGHTMRDTRQRVANRTIGVNANAIIDESDLDVPSATTVLNGVPVVVEAVRQPVLLTEPA